A portion of the Salminus brasiliensis chromosome 11, fSalBra1.hap2, whole genome shotgun sequence genome contains these proteins:
- the palmda gene encoding palmdelphin isoform X1, whose translation MEEAELLKERLQAITDKRKIQEDIAAKRLEIDREKLKLQHLKKKSMRDLWLMDGASAGNGQGTQKAQEDAQQTKLLQRNIHRIEKEIEALEREELNISTNEGLILKRLKAIEKSTEDIIKAANENFKSEPIHVYSEIQDKPKIYTPLNSRKQSTPHNQDTQNDQNKPALFAMEINVQKDLRTGESRVISTSTVSTQELQHRGIKVYDDGRKSVYALRSDAIQPGANGVDELSPTEVEELLRQATEKKKRLQERKEPPLSMNYNRSPSPNKPPQDQCSNSCLAEPYCVDVAAWPELIYCDGGGHYPEQDIHPPSHMFHHYDDGEAEYYYSNENGYEDELHQGEMRRHSHGPFYNPQDRQRGTLPVGPDLNHRPSSAYSTDSKISVLNTLPSDEPVTMIFMGYQTADEDAPDSYEGSVRAELVVIGDEEGGQSVRPHQNCNANNASQRQLQATEGPKGSQTTKKIKGRHKRCCMLM comes from the exons ATGGAAGAAGCAGAGCTGCTAAAAGAGCGACTTCAAGCCATTACG GACAAAAGAAAGATCCAGGAGGACATTGCTGCAAAGCGGCTGGAGATTGACAGGGAGAAATTAAAGCTTCAGCACCTCAAG AAAAAGTCCATGAGGGATCTCTGGCTGATGGATGGTGCAAGTGCTGGAAATGGTCAGGGGACACAGAAAGCCCAGGAGGACGCTCAACAGACCAAACTACTGCAGCGCAACATTCACAG GATAGAGAAAGAAATCGAGGCtctggagagagaagagctcaACATCTCCACTAATGAAGGCCTGATTCTGAAGAGGCTGAAAGCCATTGAGAAGTCCACCGAGGACATCATTAAG GCAGCAAATGAAAACTTCAAATCAG AGCCAATCCACGTTTACTCCGAGATTCAAGACAaaccaaaaatatatacacCTTTAAACAGCAGGAAACAGTCGACTCCACACAACCAAGACACCCAAAATGACCAAAATAAACCAG cctTGTTCGCCATGGAGATCAACGTCCAGAAGGACCTGCGCACGGGCGAAAGCCGCGTCATCTCCACCTCCACCGTGTCCACCCAAGAGCTCCAGCACCGGGGCATCAAGGTGTACGACGATGGGCGCAAATCTGTATATGCTCTCCGCTCAGACGCCATCCAGCCTGGAGCCAACGGGGTGGATGAACTCAGCCCTACAGAGGTGGAGGAGCTCCTCCGACAAGCTACGGAAAAGAAGAAGCGGCTTCAGGAACGCAAGGAACCTCCGCTCAGCATGAACTACAACCGCTCACCTTCACCAAACAAGCCTCCCCAAGACCAGTGCTCCAACAGCTGCCTCGCAGAGCCTTACTGTGTGGACGTGGCGGCATGGCCGGAGTTGATATACTGTGATGGTGGTGGACATTATCCTGAGCAGGACATTCACCCACCTTCACACATGTTCCACCACTATGATGATGGAGAGGCTGAGTATTACTACAGCAATGAGAACGGGTATGAAGATGAGCTACACCAAGGAGAAATGAGACGACACAGTCATGGGCCGTTCTACAACCCCCAAGACAGACAGCGAGGAACTCTTCCCGTGGGCCCGGATTTGAACCACAGGCCGtcctcagcctacagcactgacTCCAAAATCAGCGTGCTAAACACCTTGCCTTCAGACGAGCCCGTCACGATGATCTTCATGGGCTATCAGACTGCAGACGAAGATGCTCCTGACAGCTACGAGGGCTCCGTCCGGGCCGAGCTCGTCGTCATCGGAGATGAAGAAGGAGGTCAAAGTGTCCGGCCTCACCAGAACTGCAATGCCAACAATGCGTCCCAGCGCCAGCTCCAAGCCACAGAGGGCCCCAAAGGTAGCCAAACGACCAAAAAGATTAAAGGGAGGCACAAGCGCTGCTGCATGCTGATGTAG
- the palmda gene encoding palmdelphin isoform X2 has product MEEAELLKERLQAITDKRKIQEDIAAKRLEIDREKLKLQHLKKKSMRDLWLMDGASAGNGQGTQKAQEDAQQTKLLQRNIHRIEKEIEALEREELNISTNEGLILKRLKAIEKSTEDIIKAANENFKSEPIHVYSEIQDKPKIYTPLNSRKQSTPHNQDTQNDQNKPALFAMEINVQKDLRTGESRVISTSTVSTQELQHRGIKVYDDGRKSVYALRSDAIQPGANGVDELSPTEVEELLRQATEKKKRLQERKEPPLSMNYNRSPSPNKPPQDQCSNSCLAEPYCVDVAAWPELIYCDGGGHYPEQDIHPPSHMFHHYDDGEAEYYYSNENGYEDELHQGEMRRHSHGPFYNPQDRQRGTLPVGPDLNHRPSSAYSTDSKISVLNTLPSDEPVTMIFMGYQTADEDAPDSYEGSVRAELVVIGDEEGGQSVRPHQNCNANNASQRQLQATEGPKATQMGNEKQGRRV; this is encoded by the exons ATGGAAGAAGCAGAGCTGCTAAAAGAGCGACTTCAAGCCATTACG GACAAAAGAAAGATCCAGGAGGACATTGCTGCAAAGCGGCTGGAGATTGACAGGGAGAAATTAAAGCTTCAGCACCTCAAG AAAAAGTCCATGAGGGATCTCTGGCTGATGGATGGTGCAAGTGCTGGAAATGGTCAGGGGACACAGAAAGCCCAGGAGGACGCTCAACAGACCAAACTACTGCAGCGCAACATTCACAG GATAGAGAAAGAAATCGAGGCtctggagagagaagagctcaACATCTCCACTAATGAAGGCCTGATTCTGAAGAGGCTGAAAGCCATTGAGAAGTCCACCGAGGACATCATTAAG GCAGCAAATGAAAACTTCAAATCAG AGCCAATCCACGTTTACTCCGAGATTCAAGACAaaccaaaaatatatacacCTTTAAACAGCAGGAAACAGTCGACTCCACACAACCAAGACACCCAAAATGACCAAAATAAACCAG cctTGTTCGCCATGGAGATCAACGTCCAGAAGGACCTGCGCACGGGCGAAAGCCGCGTCATCTCCACCTCCACCGTGTCCACCCAAGAGCTCCAGCACCGGGGCATCAAGGTGTACGACGATGGGCGCAAATCTGTATATGCTCTCCGCTCAGACGCCATCCAGCCTGGAGCCAACGGGGTGGATGAACTCAGCCCTACAGAGGTGGAGGAGCTCCTCCGACAAGCTACGGAAAAGAAGAAGCGGCTTCAGGAACGCAAGGAACCTCCGCTCAGCATGAACTACAACCGCTCACCTTCACCAAACAAGCCTCCCCAAGACCAGTGCTCCAACAGCTGCCTCGCAGAGCCTTACTGTGTGGACGTGGCGGCATGGCCGGAGTTGATATACTGTGATGGTGGTGGACATTATCCTGAGCAGGACATTCACCCACCTTCACACATGTTCCACCACTATGATGATGGAGAGGCTGAGTATTACTACAGCAATGAGAACGGGTATGAAGATGAGCTACACCAAGGAGAAATGAGACGACACAGTCATGGGCCGTTCTACAACCCCCAAGACAGACAGCGAGGAACTCTTCCCGTGGGCCCGGATTTGAACCACAGGCCGtcctcagcctacagcactgacTCCAAAATCAGCGTGCTAAACACCTTGCCTTCAGACGAGCCCGTCACGATGATCTTCATGGGCTATCAGACTGCAGACGAAGATGCTCCTGACAGCTACGAGGGCTCCGTCCGGGCCGAGCTCGTCGTCATCGGAGATGAAGAAGGAGGTCAAAGTGTCCGGCCTCACCAGAACTGCAATGCCAACAATGCGTCCCAGCGCCAGCTCCAAGCCACAGAGGGCCCCAAAG ctACACAGATGGGGAATGAAAAACAAGGCCGGAGAGTCTAG
- the LOC140565508 gene encoding uncharacterized protein translates to MSYSRRVASWLFSLSARVVQACWNKLEMISVWLLFLKLLRATAGVRRPNGSEIDEARRDSLNQQQKEQEYLSKAVTMETGQLSEMADPKEYKMDLGDAEEEKCQRSEEDQTDCFDAFFSESLDTEKSNSPTVIEHKSNEVANDGESSEEPVKRTLSQGEAENEKEESTHLGEFTSSPEPDTELQVQDQPVVEDDNNPPTLEANGTEHQEPQEGPELEQDNSNPSTFETSGEEHQEPQESPQLEHEDSNPSTFETSAEEHQEPQEGLKIEQEDDNPSTLEANGGEHQGEDESPKVEEEDNNPSALEANGEEHQGQDESPKVEEEDNISSALEASGEEHQGQDESPKVEEEDNISSALEASGEEHQGQDESPKVEEEDNNSSALEASGEEHQGQDESLELEPGDNSPSTVEPSEMEPQEPQESPKTEQESMLEQQIKELAVSDASTESCHDNDQDDLSDCLQVEIAIVSSDSDADAEAFPPVVDTEDTGDTVGLDGFDACEEPHRQEDVDGTKVEEEDSNTALENNVDLEEEALAETMDSIDILEQPECPTECEIEDLSYEGSIHYRSLTKIPEDEEDLNQNPKHSLQRLSASTSELDKKLPQDYCVVEETKSENVSTEHVDFRMARQQWKKMEEQNKGQLHQTPVKQATSPGGHNFMYTPVRNLERHKKDQDSDSLSLGDYQYTQFSPCSEDSGLDDTSYRSPYDEPETPVEKEIRETMEREESFKRERALSRPSSGEPMQSKPRPATLLTGRSDPEERKRVYNTPEDRCRSLRSPSSRTPTFSITASPSSRPTYHEMVANNVIILEPDSYPTSPRHRGKGLLSPGSNRFHEWPSDMANVIILETSNLIIRSASEFCLSTACQETQESTFHNNPFFKLRSHSTQSLVDQEIKVVRQRDEEFRRQRAQLYAKEKYDTVLVSPSLLESFNYDRAGDIPARCKSSPSSPSKIRKMDRSVLSCDQKFPEAPYTGVRRKSALAQRWEAGIFANHQQD, encoded by the exons ATGAGTTACTCCCGGCGCGTGGCCTCCTGGTTGTTCTCCCTGTCCGCACGTGTGGTCCAAGCATGCTGGAATAAGCTGGAGATGATCTCCGTTTGGCTGCTgtttctgaagctgctg AGAGCCACAGCTGGTGTGAGAAGGCCAAATGGGAGTGAAATAGATGAAGCCAGGAGAGACTCTTTAAATCAGCAACAAAAAGAGCAAGAATACCTCTCCAAGGCCGTCACCATGGAGACCGGCCAACTTTCAGAAATGGCTGATCCGAAAGAATATAAAATGGATCTGGGGGATGCAGAAGAGGAGAAATGCCAGCGGAGCGAGGAGGATCAGACAGACTGCTTTGATGCATTTTTCTCCGAAAGCCTGGATACTGAAAAGAGCAACTCCCCAACCGTGATCGAGCACAAAAGCAACGAGGTAGCCAATGATGGTGAGAGTTCTGAGGAACCAGTCAAAAGAACGCTCTCGCAGGGCGAGGCGGAGAATGAGAAAGAGGAGTCAACGCATCTCGGAGagttcacatcgtctccagagCCAGACACCGAACTCCAAGTGCAGGACCAGCCAGTGGTAGAAGATGACAACAACCCACCTACTTTGGAAGCCAATGGGACAGAGCATCAGGAGCCACAGGAAGGTCCAGAATTGGAGCAAGACAACAGCAATCCGTCCACTTTTGAGACCAGTGGGGAAGAGCACCAAGAACCACAGGAAAGTCCACAGTTGGAGCATGAAGACAGCAATCCGTCCACTTTTGAGACCAGTGCGGAAGAGCACCAAGAACCACAGGAAGGTCTGAAAATAGAGCAAGAAGACGACAACCCATCTACTTTGGAAGCCAATGGAGGAGAACACCAAGGAGAGGACGAGAGTCCAAAGGTAGAGGAAGAAGACAACAACCCATCTGCTTTGGAAGCCAATGGGGAAGAACATCAAGGACAGGACGAGAGTCCAAAGGTAGAGGAAGAAGACAACATCTCATCTGCTTTGGAGGCCAGTGGGGAAGAACATCAAGGACAGGACGAGAGTCCAAAGGTAGAGGAAGAAGACAACATCTCGTCTGCTTTGGAGGCCAGTGGGGAAGAACATCAAGGACAGGACGAGAGTCCAAAGGTAGAAGAAGAAGACAACAACTCATCTGCTTTGGAAGCCAGTGGAGAAGAACACCAAGGACAGGACGAGAGTCTAGAACTAGAGCCAGGAGACAACAGCCCATCCACAGTTGAGCCCAGTGAGATGGAGCCCCAAGAACCGCAGGAGAGTCCAAAAACAGAGCAAGAATCCATGTTGGAACAGCAAATCAAGGAGCTAGCCGTTTCTGATGCCTCCACAGAATCTTGCCATGACAATGACCAAGATGATCTGAGTGACTGTCTGCAGGTAGAGATAGCCATTGTTTCATCAGACAGCGATGCTGATGCTGAAGCGTTTCCTCCTGTTGTTGACACAGAGGATACTGGTGACACTGTGGGGTTGGATGGATTTGATGCTTGTGAAGAACCACACAGACAAGAAGATGTAGACGGAACCAAGGTAGAAGAAGAAGATAGCAATACAGCACTGGAGAATAACGTGGACCTTGAAGAGGAAGCTCTGGCTGAGACGATGGACAGCATCGATATCTTGGAGCAGCCAGAATGTCCTACAGAATGTGAGATAGAAGACCTTTCATATGAGGGCTCTATACACTACCGAAGTTTAACAAAGATCccagaggatgaggaggatttgaACCAAAACCCGAAGCACAGCTTGCAGCGCTTGTCCGCCTCAACCTCTGAGCTGGACAAGAAGTTGCCTCAAGACTACTGCGTGGTGGAGGAGACAAAGAGCGAGAACGTCAGCACCGAACATGTGGACTTCAGGATGGCTCgtcagcagtggaagaagatgGAGGAGCAGAACAAGGGCCAATTGCACCAGACCCCCGTCAAACAGGCCACCAGTCCGGGTGGCCATAACTTCATGTACACACCTGTGCGTAACCTGGAGCGTCACAAGAAAGACCAAGACTCTGACAGTTTAAGTCTCGGTGATTACCAGTACACCCAGTTTAGCCCTTGTTCAGAAGACTCCGGGCTGGACGATACAAGCTACAGGTCTCCTTACGATGAACCTGAAACTCCAGTTGAAAAGGAGATACGTGAGACTATGGAGCGAGAGGAATCATTCAAGCGAGAGAGGGCACTATCAAGGCCGTCTTCTGGTGAACCCATGCAAAGTAAGCCCAGACCAGCCACTTTGCTGACAGGTAGATCCGAcccagaagaaagaaaaagagtgtATAACACTCCCGAGGACAGGTGCAGGTCTCTGAGATCGCCCAGCTCCAGAACCCCAACCTTCTCCATCACAGCTTCACCTTCTTCGAGACCAACCTACCATGAGATGGTGGCCAACAACGTCATCATCCTGGAGCCAGATTCTTATCCCACAAGCCCAAGGCACAGGGGGAAAGGtctgctctctccagggtcaAACAGGTTCCACGAGTGGCCCTCAGACATGGCCAATGTCATCATATTGGAAACCTCGAATCTCATTATCCGAAGTGCCTCGGAGTTCTGCCTGAGCACCGCATGCCAGGAAACGCAAGAGAGCACCTTCCACAACAACCCTTTCTTCAAACTGAGATCCCACAGCACACAGTCGCTGGTGGATCAGGAGATCAAAGTGGTGAGGCAGAGAGATGAGGAGTTCAGGAGACAGAGGGCCCAGTTGTATGCCAAAGAGAAGTACGACACTGTCCTGGTGTCTCCCAGCTTACTGGAGAGTTTCAACTACGATAGAGCAG GAGATATCCCAGCCAGATGCAAGTCCTCCCCTTCCTCCCCTTCGAAGATACGCAAAATGGACCGATCCGTTTTGTCCTGTGATCAGAAG TTCCCTGAGGCACCTTACACCGGAGTCCGGAGGAAGAGCGCCCTGGCTCAGAGATGGGAAGCAGGGATCTTCGCCAACCATCAACAGGACTGA